In Bombus pyrosoma isolate SC7728 linkage group LG2, ASM1482585v1, whole genome shotgun sequence, a genomic segment contains:
- the LOC122573922 gene encoding uncharacterized protein LOC122573922 — MNFILVPLLLEYTFDATIRTISNFTPPYTDQEEYMGSSMSTMLKCRSKEPDRLRCCYEDAKIIKFSSNIFKVGAVVPFKDATYQEFDFGNETFELEFYDGGIKGYLFEEKMDHYNVNRHRSIARIRSVRKVEKLENSSMGECFVCHELSQKNVDDRTNNGEFQFI; from the exons ATGAACTTTATTCTAGTGCCGCTTCTCCTAG AATACACCTTCGATGCAACTATTCGCAccatttcaaatttcacgcCACCATACACGGACCAAGAGGAATATATGGGGTCAAGTATGTCGACTATGCTAAAATGCCGATCTAAGGAACCAGATAGGCTACGATGTTGCTACGAAGACGccaaaattatcaaattctcGTCAAACATATTCAAAGTGGGCGCTGTCGTTCCATTTAAAGACGCAACTTATCAAGAATTTGATTTCGGAAACGAGACTTTCGAGTTGGAGTTCTACGACGGGGGAATCAAAGGATACTTATTCGAAGAGAAGATGGATCATTATAATGTGAACAGACATCGATCGATAGCGAGAATAAGATCAGTGCGGAAGGTGGAGAAACTAGAAAATTCGAGTATGGGCGAGTGTTTCGTCTGTCACGAGCTTTCACAGAAGAACGTGGATGATCGAACGAACAATGGAGAGTTTCAGTTTATTTGA
- the LOC122573946 gene encoding uncharacterized protein LOC122573946 isoform X2, with translation MDSEITKKVYLNDCVLRPIYKFEIRRMYSVALLLSKKKLKNKNSVSVVSSLLTDVAQNGKGNKNLFFSCWLVIKD, from the exons ATGGACTCTGAGATCACGAAAAAGGTGTATTTGAACGATTGCGTTCTGCGTCCGATTTATAAGTTTGAAATTAGACGCATGTATAGCGTGGCTCTTCTACTATCCAAAAAGAAACTG AAAAACAAGAACTCAGTGTCTGTAGTATCATCACTTTTGACCGATGTGGCTCAGAAcggaaaaggaaataaaaatc TTTTTTTCAGTTGTTGGCTTGTCATAAAAGATTGA
- the LOC122573942 gene encoding uncharacterized protein LOC122573942: MNVVLNVVPFFLAARVAIDTPWKYGPEYTFHVQVNSTAIPEEGSYMSIRLNVASKLVCQPKGFRILSCRFRDSKADSYATESLDPGAPAVPVSQVSRQEAYEINQDQFEIRFTEQGLDSLVVNENIQPRELDMIRVIVGQLNIGVLGEYDQTVELMENFTQGECVTMFWVERNVVGHALHVNRGYVLETIFGLKDGQLVQIKKIRNLHMCTHKVPYFFGSAESIRQVSDVVSTVSSSESHIVITSTEFISGTTNVITTSKVSEGMVTTLYENISVRLESILPALDEPPEVKDPEPASMFIGRWLMESSMEDDLSLEV; encoded by the exons ATGAACGTAGTGCTGAACGTGGTGCCATTTTTCTTAG CCGCACGTGTCGCCATTGATACTCCATGGAAGTACGGGCCAGAGTACACTTTCCACGTTCAAGTAAATTCAACCGCGATTCCCGAGGAAGGTAGCTACATGAGTATTCGGCTGAACGTCGCCTCGAAGCTGGTATGTCAACCAAAAGGATTCCGTATTCTCAGTTGTCGTTTTCGGGACTCGAAAGCGGACAGTTACGCGACTGAAAGCCTTGATCCAGGAGCACCAGCGGTCCCGGTCAGCCAGGTGTCGCGACAAGAAGCGTACGAGATCAACCAGGATCAGTTTGAGATTAGATTCACCGAGCAAGGACTGGATAGTCTCGTAgtgaatgaaaatatacagCCAAGAGAGCTGGATATGATTAGGGTGATCGTGGGGCAGTTAAACATCGGTGTATTGGGAGAGTACGATCAAACGGTCGAACTGATGGAGAACTTCACACAAGGAGAGTGCGTAACGATGTTCTGGGTGGAACGGAATGTGGTTGGTCATGCTTTACACGTGAACCGTGGCTACGTTTTGGAGACAATATTCGGATTGAAGGATGGACAGTTGGTGCAGATTAAGAAGATTAGAAATCTACATATGTGCACGCACAAGGTGCCGTATTTCTTCGGCAGCGCCGAGAGCATCAGACAAGTCAGCGACGTGGTGTCTACTGTT AGTTCGTCAGAAAGTCACATAGTAATCACATCCACCGAGTTCATATCTGGTACGACGAACGTGATAACAACCAGCAAGGTGTCTGAAGGAATGGTAACGACCTTATACGAAAACATAAGTGTGAGATTAGAGTCAATCCTACCCGCACTAGATGAACCACCTGAAGTAAAGGATCCTGAACCAGCTAGTATGTTTATCGGAAGATGGTTGATGGAAAGTTCGATGGAAGATGACTTATCATTGGAAGTATAA
- the LOC122573946 gene encoding uncharacterized protein LOC122573946 isoform X1, with amino-acid sequence MDSEITKKVYLNDCVLRPIYKFEIRRMYSVALLLSKKKLKNKNSVSVVSSLLTDVAQNGKGNKNRCGRVPSWPRLELLYQFSKLYRRLCTYTSTRFIFQLERESRLR; translated from the exons ATGGACTCTGAGATCACGAAAAAGGTGTATTTGAACGATTGCGTTCTGCGTCCGATTTATAAGTTTGAAATTAGACGCATGTATAGCGTGGCTCTTCTACTATCCAAAAAGAAACTG AAAAACAAGAACTCAGTGTCTGTAGTATCATCACTTTTGACCGATGTGGCTCAGAAcggaaaaggaaataaaaatc GTTGCGGGAGGGTCCCTTCATGGCCCCGATTGGAACTACTGTATCAATTCTCTAAACTCTATCGCCGGCTGTGCACATATACCTCTACACGCTTTATTTTCCAACTGGAAAGAGAGAGCCGGCTTCGGTAA